In one window of Paracoccus saliphilus DNA:
- a CDS encoding formate dehydrogenase subunit delta translates to MSPEKLVMMTNQIALFFSTQPGDAADKIADHLKDFWGPEMRTQLLQYVDAGGEGLNPFVKEAAKRL, encoded by the coding sequence ATGTCGCCTGAAAAACTGGTCATGATGACCAACCAGATCGCCCTGTTCTTCAGCACCCAGCCCGGAGATGCCGCAGACAAGATCGCCGATCACCTGAAGGATTTCTGGGGGCCCGAAATGCGCACCCAATTGCTGCAATATGTTGATGCGGGCGGTGAGGGGCTGAATCCTTTCGTCAAGGAAGCCGCGAAAAGACTGTGA
- the fdhD gene encoding formate dehydrogenase accessory sulfurtransferase FdhD, which yields MKRGESSGTVPATHVRAGGQVTARRTLPEETPVAMVYDGTTHAVMMASPADIEDFAIGFSLTEGIVAHPEQIAACEIVAHARGIEAQMWLTGPRAEALSARRRSLAGPVGCGLCGIDSLEQAIRPLPVLHGRGPAPSIGEVASATDRLCEWQPLHDRTHGVHAAGFLMPDRGMILAREDVGRHNALDKLVGAMARQGLDPGQGAFVLTSRVSVEMVQKCAMAGCAILIAVSAPTLHALRLAEGAGVTVAGFARGGGFDLFSHPERLEAEFRHVA from the coding sequence ATGAAACGCGGGGAATCCTCCGGAACGGTGCCGGCGACTCATGTCCGGGCGGGCGGTCAAGTTACCGCCCGCCGGACCTTACCCGAGGAAACTCCGGTCGCGATGGTCTATGACGGCACCACCCATGCGGTGATGATGGCCTCTCCAGCCGATATCGAGGATTTCGCGATCGGTTTTTCGCTGACCGAAGGGATCGTGGCACATCCCGAGCAGATTGCCGCATGCGAGATTGTTGCCCATGCCAGAGGGATTGAGGCGCAGATGTGGTTGACCGGACCCCGAGCCGAAGCACTGAGCGCCCGTCGCCGGAGTTTGGCCGGTCCGGTCGGCTGCGGCCTTTGCGGGATCGACAGCCTGGAGCAGGCTATTCGTCCATTGCCGGTCCTGCATGGGCGGGGGCCAGCTCCGTCCATCGGGGAGGTTGCCTCTGCCACCGATCGGTTATGCGAATGGCAGCCCCTGCATGACCGCACCCACGGCGTTCATGCGGCTGGCTTCCTGATGCCGGATCGAGGCATGATCCTCGCCCGCGAGGATGTTGGTCGACACAACGCCCTGGACAAGCTTGTCGGAGCGATGGCGCGCCAGGGGTTGGACCCTGGGCAGGGCGCGTTCGTGCTGACCAGTCGCGTCTCGGTAGAAATGGTGCAGAAATGCGCCATGGCCGGTTGCGCAATCCTGATCGCCGTCTCGGCCCCCACGTTGCACGCCCTGCGCCTTGCCGAAGGGGCAGGGGTCACGGTCGCGGGCTTTGCTCGCGGCGGAGGATTCGATCTATTTTCCCATCCCGAACGATTGGAGGCCGAGTTTCGCCATGTCGCCTGA
- the fdhF gene encoding formate dehydrogenase subunit alpha: MKDFIIPAFPPGDDRDMGTPARTGAPVSLTVDGFPITVPEGTSVMRACAEAGIQVPKLCATDSVEAFGSCRLCVVEIEGRRGTPASCTTPVAEGMVVHTQNEKLRRMRKGVMELYISDHPLDCLTCAANGDCELQDMAGAVGLRDVRYKAPENGGLANHFAQRDGAGPNASYIPKDESNPYFTYDPSKCIVCSRCVRACEEVQGTFALTIEGRGFGSRVSAGAAGDDFMASDCVSCGACVQACPTATLQEKSVIELGTPERSVVTTCAYCGVGCNFKAELNGDELVRMVPYKHGKANRGHSCVKGRFAYGYAHHKDRILKPMIRETIEEPWREVDWDEALAFAAAKMRGLQEKYGRKSVGVITSSRCTNEETYLVQKLARAVFMNNNTDTCARVCHSPTGYGLGKTYGTSAGTQDFDSVMQSDVIMIIGANPTDAHPVFASRMKKRVRQGAKVIVVDPRRIDMVRSTHIEASHHLPLRPGTNVAIVTAMAHVIVTEGLHDEDFIRERCDWDEFQHYAEFVSDPRHAPEAIEMLTGVPAADLRAAARLYATGGNGAIYYGLGVTEHSQGSTTVMGIANLAMLTGNVGREGVGVNPLRGQNNVQGSCDMGSFPHELPGYRHVKLPDVREIFEQAWGVEIDPEPGLRIPNMLDAAVDGTFKGLYCQGEDILQSDPDTHHVAAGLAAMECVIVHDLFLNETANYAHVFLPGSTFLEKDGTFTNAERRINPVRKVMAPKNGHEDWEVTQMLANAMGAGWHYTHPSQIMDEIAATTPSFAGVSFELLEEKGSVQWPCNEAAPEGTPMMHVDGFMSGKGHFMVTEYIVTDERTGPRFPLLLTTGRILSQYNVGAQTRRTENSAWHSEDILEIHPHDAEQRGVKEGDWVRLASRAGETTLRATLTERVAAGVVYTTFHHPETQANVVTTDFSDWATNCPEYKVTAVQVSPSNGPSEWQESYNRQAEQSRRILPAAE, translated from the coding sequence ATGAAGGATTTCATCATTCCCGCATTTCCGCCCGGTGACGACCGCGACATGGGCACCCCGGCCCGGACCGGCGCTCCGGTCTCGCTGACCGTCGATGGTTTCCCGATTACCGTTCCCGAGGGCACATCCGTGATGCGCGCCTGCGCCGAGGCAGGGATTCAGGTGCCCAAGCTTTGCGCCACCGACAGCGTCGAGGCTTTCGGCTCGTGCCGGCTTTGCGTCGTCGAGATCGAGGGGCGGCGCGGCACGCCCGCCTCCTGCACCACGCCGGTGGCCGAGGGTATGGTCGTGCATACCCAGAACGAGAAACTGCGCCGGATGCGCAAGGGCGTGATGGAACTGTATATCAGCGATCACCCGCTCGACTGTCTGACCTGCGCGGCCAATGGCGACTGCGAATTGCAAGACATGGCCGGGGCCGTGGGATTGCGCGATGTGCGCTACAAGGCGCCCGAGAATGGCGGGCTGGCCAATCACTTTGCACAGCGCGACGGGGCCGGGCCGAATGCCAGCTATATCCCCAAGGACGAGAGCAATCCCTATTTCACCTATGACCCCTCGAAATGTATCGTCTGTTCGCGCTGCGTGCGCGCCTGCGAAGAGGTGCAGGGCACTTTCGCACTGACCATCGAGGGGCGCGGCTTTGGCAGCCGGGTCAGCGCCGGGGCTGCGGGCGACGATTTCATGGCCTCGGATTGCGTCAGTTGCGGTGCCTGCGTCCAGGCCTGCCCGACCGCCACGCTGCAGGAGAAATCGGTGATCGAGCTGGGCACGCCCGAGCGCTCTGTCGTCACCACCTGCGCCTATTGCGGGGTAGGCTGCAATTTCAAGGCAGAGCTGAATGGCGACGAGCTGGTGCGCATGGTGCCCTATAAGCACGGCAAGGCGAACCGGGGCCATAGCTGCGTCAAGGGCCGCTTCGCCTATGGCTATGCCCATCACAAGGACCGCATCCTGAAACCGATGATCCGCGAGACCATCGAGGAACCGTGGCGCGAGGTCGATTGGGACGAGGCGCTGGCATTTGCCGCCGCGAAGATGCGCGGGCTGCAAGAGAAATACGGCCGCAAATCTGTCGGCGTGATCACCTCGAGCCGCTGCACCAACGAGGAAACATACCTGGTGCAGAAGCTGGCGCGCGCCGTGTTCATGAACAACAACACCGATACCTGCGCCCGTGTCTGCCATTCGCCAACCGGATACGGTTTGGGCAAGACCTATGGCACCTCTGCTGGCACGCAGGATTTTGACAGCGTGATGCAATCGGATGTGATCATGATCATCGGGGCGAACCCGACCGATGCGCATCCGGTCTTTGCCTCGCGGATGAAAAAGCGCGTGCGGCAGGGGGCGAAAGTGATCGTGGTGGACCCGCGCCGGATCGACATGGTGCGATCTACCCATATCGAGGCGAGCCATCACCTGCCGCTGCGTCCGGGCACCAATGTCGCGATTGTCACCGCCATGGCGCATGTGATCGTGACCGAGGGGCTGCATGACGAGGATTTCATCCGCGAGCGTTGCGATTGGGACGAGTTCCAGCATTATGCCGAATTTGTCAGCGACCCGCGCCACGCGCCGGAAGCGATCGAGATGCTGACCGGCGTTCCCGCCGCCGATCTGCGTGCGGCGGCGCGGCTTTACGCGACGGGAGGCAATGGTGCTATCTATTACGGCCTCGGTGTGACTGAACACAGTCAGGGCTCGACCACGGTCATGGGCATCGCCAACCTGGCCATGCTGACCGGCAATGTCGGGCGCGAAGGCGTGGGCGTGAACCCGCTGCGGGGCCAGAACAACGTGCAGGGCTCTTGCGACATGGGGTCTTTCCCGCATGAACTGCCGGGCTATCGCCATGTCAAGCTGCCCGATGTCCGCGAGATTTTCGAGCAGGCATGGGGCGTCGAGATCGATCCGGAGCCGGGTCTGCGCATTCCCAACATGCTGGATGCCGCCGTGGATGGAACGTTCAAGGGGCTTTATTGTCAGGGCGAGGATATCCTGCAATCCGATCCGGACACCCATCACGTCGCGGCGGGGCTGGCGGCGATGGAATGCGTGATCGTCCATGACCTGTTCCTGAACGAGACGGCCAATTACGCCCATGTCTTCCTGCCGGGCTCTACCTTCCTGGAAAAGGATGGCACCTTCACCAATGCAGAACGGCGCATCAATCCCGTCCGCAAGGTGATGGCACCGAAGAACGGCCACGAGGATTGGGAGGTGACGCAGATGTTGGCCAACGCGATGGGGGCGGGCTGGCACTATACCCACCCCAGCCAGATCATGGACGAGATCGCTGCGACCACGCCCAGCTTCGCCGGTGTCAGCTTCGAACTGCTCGAAGAAAAGGGCTCGGTTCAGTGGCCCTGCAACGAGGCGGCGCCCGAGGGCACGCCGATGATGCATGTCGATGGCTTCATGTCGGGCAAGGGGCATTTCATGGTGACAGAATATATCGTCACCGATGAACGCACCGGCCCGCGCTTTCCGCTGTTACTGACCACGGGTCGGATCCTGTCGCAATATAATGTCGGCGCGCAGACGAGGCGCACCGAAAATTCCGCCTGGCATTCCGAGGATATCCTGGAGATTCATCCACATGATGCCGAACAACGCGGCGTCAAGGAGGGCGATTGGGTGCGGCTGGCCTCGCGCGCGGGCGAGACGACATTGCGCGCGACACTGACAGAGCGGGTGGCGGCGGGCGTCGTCTATACCACCTTCCACCACCCCGAGACGCAAGCCAATGTGGTCACCACCGATTTCTCGGACTGGGCGACGAACTGTCCCGAATACAAGGTCACTGCCGTGCAGGTCAGCCCATCGAACGGGCCTTCGGAATGGCAGGAAAGCTATAACCGGCAGGCCGAACAGTCGCGCCGCATCCTGCCGGCGGCGGAGTGA